Genomic DNA from Deltaproteobacteria bacterium:
GGGATGCTCCATGGTGAGCTTGAGCGCGACCTTGCTCCAATTGTAAGTCGCGTCGATGCCGACGTCTTTGCGGCCGCGGGCAACTTCGCCATGGTGATGATCGGGAAACTGAATGAACACCATGGTGCGCGGACGCTGCGCCTGCGGTATCGCCGCATAGTGGCGCGCTAATTCCAGTGCGCCGGCCATGCCGGAATTGTTATCCGTCGCGGCTTGGAAGTAGCCGTCGGTGTGCGTCATGATCACGATTTGTTCGTCCGACGCGCCTGGCAGAGTGGCCATTGTCCACGCGGTCTCGACGTTGGTCACCTGCGGAGTATTCAAGTGCAGCGTGAAAATAATTTTCTCGCCGGCGCCGAGCCGGTCGCGCAGAGCGAAGCCTTCGTCCTGGCTGACGGTCATCTGCGGAATGTTGCTGAGTCCGCCTTCGGGTTGGAATTGGCCGTTGCCGGGGACCGCAATGACGTTGATCACCATGGCGGCGCCGAGTTGCTGCGCGCGCGCATTGGCATTGAACAAACCGGCGCGATCGGAAGCCGAATGGCTACGGCCGCCGGGAACGAAGGTGCTGTAGATGATAACGGCCTTGCCTTTGACATCGCGGCCGAGAAAATCAGCCTGGGCGCCGATGCCAACCCAAATCGCTTCAGCGCTAATGCCGCTGGCGCTCGTTCCTTTGGTACCTGACACTGGGAATGCAGTCGCGAGTTCGATCTTGTTGCCGTTCGCTGTGGTGTAACTAGCGTTCCAACTTTGCGGCAGCCAATCTCTTGGCAACGTCTACG
This window encodes:
- a CDS encoding M28 family peptidase — protein: MSGTKGTSASGISAEAIWVGIGAQADFLGRDVKGKAVIIYSTFVPGGRSHSASDRAGLFNANARAQQLGAAMVINVIAVPGNGQFQPEGGLSNIPQMTVSQDEGFALRDRLGAGEKIIFTLHLNTPQVTNVETAWTMATLPGASDEQIVIMTHTDGYFQAATDNNSGMAGALELARHYAAIPQAQRPRTMVFIQFPDHHHGEVARGRKDVGIDATYNWSKVALKLTMEHPSETLLYMYNSDLTATNQMSSARWNALGSAEFERMAFEQLRDFGVSVYGVEDGPKNGNYAPSIHIINHVVYHTSLDTPEMVPAEGMSRSVRAFASIIDHVNKMTMAQLRGPNFPPKDGRGTIVGAIGE